The Arachis hypogaea cultivar Tifrunner chromosome 16, arahy.Tifrunner.gnm2.J5K5, whole genome shotgun sequence genome contains a region encoding:
- the LOC140179758 gene encoding 3-ketoacyl-CoA synthase 4-like isoform X2, with product MEHSRLTGDFDESSLEFQRKILLRSGLGEETYVPEAMLYIPPRSSMVTARAEAEEVMFGALDSLFQNTNLKPKAIGILVVNCSLFNPTPSLSAMIVNKYKLRGNIKSFNLGGMGCSAGVIAIDLAKDLLQVHRNTYAVVVSTENITQNWYFGNKKSMLIPNCLFRVGGSAVLLSNKSADRRRAKYRLVHVVRTNRAADDKAFRCVYQEQDGAGKTGVSLSKDLMAIAGSALKTNITTLGPLVLPISEQLLFFATLVMRKLFKADVKPYIPDFKLAFDHFCIHAGGRAVIDELEKNLQLLPVHVEASRMTLHRFGNTSSSSIWYELAYIEAKGRMRRGNRLWQIAFGSGFKCNSAVWEALHNVKSSPNGPWEDCIDKYPVEVPLIAQQHIS from the coding sequence ATGGAGCATTCTCGCCTCACCGGAGACTTTGATGAGTCCTCCCTAGAGTTCCAGCGCAAGATTCTCTTGCGCTCGGGACTTGGAGAGGAGACTTATGTCCCCGAAGCCATGCTTTACATACCTCCTAGATCTTCCATGGTTACGGCTAGAGCTGAGGCCGAAGAGGTTATGTTTGGTGCTTTGGATAGTTTGTTCCAAAACACCAATCTTAAGCCTAAGGCTATCGGCATTCTTGTGGTGAATTGCAGTTTGTTTAACCCCACGCCTTCCCTATCTGCCATGATTGTTAACAAGTATAAATTGAGGGGTAACATCAAGAGCTTCAATTTGGGGGGAATGGGGTGTAGTGCTGGAGTTATAGCTATTGATCTTGCCAAAGACTTGTTGCAGGTTCATAGGAATACTTACGCTGTTGTTGTTAGCACTGAGAACATTACTCAAAATTGGTACTTTGGGAATAAGAAATCTATGCTCATACCTAATTGCTTGTTTCGGGTCGGGGGTTCAGCCGTGCTGCTCTCCAACAAGTCTGCTGATCGGAGGAGAGCGAAGTACAGGCTTGTTCATGTAGTGAGGACCAATCGCGCTGCCGATGACAAGGCATTCCGGTGTGTCTATCAGGAACAGGATGGTGCTGGGAAGACTGGTGTTTCCTTGTCTAAGGATTTGATGGCAATCGCAGGCAGTGCGCTTAAGACCAACATCACCACCCTTGGCCCCTTGGTGCTCCCAATCAGCGAACAGCTTCTATTTTTCGCCACATTGGTAATGAGGAAGTTGTTCAAGGCTGATGTGAAACCTTATATACCAGATTTCAAGCTTGCCTTTGATCATTTTTGCATACATGCCGGTGGCAGGGCGGTGATTGATGAGTTGGAGAAGAATCTCCAGCTTCTTCCTGTGCATGTTGAGGCTTCAAGGATGACACTTCACCGGTTTGGAAACACTTCGTCGAGCTCCATTTGGTATGAGCTGGCATATATAGAAGCCAAAGGGAGAATGAGAAGGGGAAATAGGCTTTGGCAAATTGCATTTGGAAGTGGGTTTAAGTGTAATAGTGCAGTTTGGGAGGCACTTCATAATGTGAAGTCTTCTCCTAATGGACCATGGGAAGATTGCATTGATAAGTATCCTGTGGAAGTACCCCTCATAGCTCAGCAACATATTAGTTAG
- the LOC140179759 gene encoding uncharacterized protein isoform X1, whose amino-acid sequence MVMVGYSLGVRTITPHAGSEVLTKALIILGSSSVARRKILSEMGYEFTKMTADIDEKSIRKETPEELVMALAEAKANAIISKLQTTSNQERVDEPMILIAADTVVVYDGVVREKPSSKEEAQQFLKDYSGGHAATVSSVLVTNLKTGFRKGEWDRVDIYFNEIPDEIIEKLVDEGVTLNVAGGLLIEHPSILPFVREVVGTTDSVMGLPKAVTERLLKEAM is encoded by the exons ATGGTGATGGTTGGATATAGCTTAGGGGTTAGGACAATAACACCCCATGCTGGCAGTGAAGTTCTGACTAAAGCTCTG ATTATATTGGGATCATCCTCAGTAGCACGGCGCAAGATACTATCTGAAATGGGGTACGAATTCACAAAAATG ACTGCTGATATTGATGAGAAGAGCATCCGAAAGGAAACTCCTGAAGAGCTGGTTATGGCTCTAGCTGAAGCCAAG GCCAATGCCATCATATCTAAACTTCAAACTACCAGTAACCAAGAGAGGGTTGATGAACCAATGATTTTAATTGCGGCAGACACA GTGGTGGTCTATGACGGTGTGGTTAGGGAAAAACCATCTAGCAAAGAAGAAGCTCAGCAATTCTTGAAAG ATTATTCTGGGGGGCATGCAGCAACTGTGTCATCCGTTCTAGTTACAAACCTCAAAACTGGATTCAGAAAAGGAGAATGGGATCGTGTGGAT ATCTATTTCAACGAAATACCCGATGAAATAATTGAGAAGCTG gTTGATGAGGGTGTTACTCTCAACGTTGCTGGTGGGCTGCTAATAGAGCATCCTTCGATATTGCCATTTGTCAGAGAAGTG GTAGGGACAACAGATAGTGTGATGGGACTTCCAAAAGCTGTGACTGAAAGACTCTTAAAGGAGGCTATGTAG
- the LOC140179758 gene encoding 3-ketoacyl-CoA synthase 4-like isoform X1, with translation MTISDNQGSTAAAAVQIQPPSRMALPDFLQSVKLKYVKLGYHYLISNLFTFCFVPLIFVTLIHFSQTDIDDLHHVWLHLQYNIISILTCSAFIVFGLTVFILTRPRPVYLVDFACYRPADRFKAPFCSFMEHSRLTGDFDESSLEFQRKILLRSGLGEETYVPEAMLYIPPRSSMVTARAEAEEVMFGALDSLFQNTNLKPKAIGILVVNCSLFNPTPSLSAMIVNKYKLRGNIKSFNLGGMGCSAGVIAIDLAKDLLQVHRNTYAVVVSTENITQNWYFGNKKSMLIPNCLFRVGGSAVLLSNKSADRRRAKYRLVHVVRTNRAADDKAFRCVYQEQDGAGKTGVSLSKDLMAIAGSALKTNITTLGPLVLPISEQLLFFATLVMRKLFKADVKPYIPDFKLAFDHFCIHAGGRAVIDELEKNLQLLPVHVEASRMTLHRFGNTSSSSIWYELAYIEAKGRMRRGNRLWQIAFGSGFKCNSAVWEALHNVKSSPNGPWEDCIDKYPVEVPLIAQQHIS, from the coding sequence ATGACCATCTCTGATAACCAAGGCAGCACCGCAGCTGCGGCTGTTCAGATTCAGCCGCCATCTCGGATGGCTCTACCGGATTTCCTGCAGAGTGTCAAGCTCAAGTATGTCAAACTAGGCTACCATTACTTGATCTCCAACCTCTTCACCTTTTGTTTTGTGCCTTTGATCTTTGTGACCTTAATCCATTTCTCTCAAACTGATATTGATGATCTTCACCATGTGTGGCTCCACCTCCAGTACAATATAATATCCATCCTCACTTGCTCTGCTTTCATTGTCTTTGGACTTACAGTTTTCATTCTCACTCGTCCTCGGCCTGTCTACCTTGTTGACTTTGCTTGTTATCGCCCAGCCGATCGCTTCAAGGCCCCCTTCTGTAGCTTTATGGAGCATTCTCGCCTCACCGGAGACTTTGATGAGTCCTCCCTAGAGTTCCAGCGCAAGATTCTCTTGCGCTCGGGACTTGGAGAGGAGACTTATGTCCCCGAAGCCATGCTTTACATACCTCCTAGATCTTCCATGGTTACGGCTAGAGCTGAGGCCGAAGAGGTTATGTTTGGTGCTTTGGATAGTTTGTTCCAAAACACCAATCTTAAGCCTAAGGCTATCGGCATTCTTGTGGTGAATTGCAGTTTGTTTAACCCCACGCCTTCCCTATCTGCCATGATTGTTAACAAGTATAAATTGAGGGGTAACATCAAGAGCTTCAATTTGGGGGGAATGGGGTGTAGTGCTGGAGTTATAGCTATTGATCTTGCCAAAGACTTGTTGCAGGTTCATAGGAATACTTACGCTGTTGTTGTTAGCACTGAGAACATTACTCAAAATTGGTACTTTGGGAATAAGAAATCTATGCTCATACCTAATTGCTTGTTTCGGGTCGGGGGTTCAGCCGTGCTGCTCTCCAACAAGTCTGCTGATCGGAGGAGAGCGAAGTACAGGCTTGTTCATGTAGTGAGGACCAATCGCGCTGCCGATGACAAGGCATTCCGGTGTGTCTATCAGGAACAGGATGGTGCTGGGAAGACTGGTGTTTCCTTGTCTAAGGATTTGATGGCAATCGCAGGCAGTGCGCTTAAGACCAACATCACCACCCTTGGCCCCTTGGTGCTCCCAATCAGCGAACAGCTTCTATTTTTCGCCACATTGGTAATGAGGAAGTTGTTCAAGGCTGATGTGAAACCTTATATACCAGATTTCAAGCTTGCCTTTGATCATTTTTGCATACATGCCGGTGGCAGGGCGGTGATTGATGAGTTGGAGAAGAATCTCCAGCTTCTTCCTGTGCATGTTGAGGCTTCAAGGATGACACTTCACCGGTTTGGAAACACTTCGTCGAGCTCCATTTGGTATGAGCTGGCATATATAGAAGCCAAAGGGAGAATGAGAAGGGGAAATAGGCTTTGGCAAATTGCATTTGGAAGTGGGTTTAAGTGTAATAGTGCAGTTTGGGAGGCACTTCATAATGTGAAGTCTTCTCCTAATGGACCATGGGAAGATTGCATTGATAAGTATCCTGTGGAAGTACCCCTCATAGCTCAGCAACATATTAGTTAG
- the LOC140180429 gene encoding sugar transporter ERD6-like 6 isoform X1: MSSREDTEDGRDLRKPFLHTGSWYRMNHKQSSLLGSSQAIRDASISVFACVAIVALGPIQFGFTGGYTSPTQSAIISDLGLSVSEFSLFGSLSNVGAMVGAISSGQIAEYIGRKGSLMIASIPNVIGWLIISFAKDTSFLYMGRLLEGFGVGVISYTVPVYIAEIAPQNLRGGLGSVNQLSVTIGIMLAYLLGIFVPWRILAILGILPCALLMPGLFFIPESPRWLAKMGMTDEFETSLQVLRGFDTDIAEEATEIRAAVASSSRRTALRFAELKQRRYWLPLMIGIGLLVLQQLSGINGVLFYASTIFEGAGISSSDVATFGVGAVQVLATSLTLWLADKSGRRLLLIISSAGMAVSLFVVAIAFYVKDYISESSSLYEILSYLSMAGVLAMVVAFSLGMGAMPWLIMSEILPINIKGFAGSFATLANWFFSWLITLTANMLLDWSSGGTFTIYAVVCAFTVVFVSIWVPETKGKTLEEIQRSFR; the protein is encoded by the exons ATGAGTTCAAGAGAGGACACTGAAGATGGAAGGGATCTGAGGAAGCCATTTTTGCACACTGGAAGTTGGTACCGTATGAACCACAAGCAATCGAGCTTGTTAGGTTCCTCACAGGCCATAAGAGATGCTTCAATTTCTGTATTTGCTTGTGTTGCCATTGTTGCTTTGGGTCCAATTCAGTTTGGTTTCACA GGTGGGTATACATCTCCTACTCAATCTGCTATAATCAGTGATCTAGGACTTTCAGTCTCTGAG TTTTCTCTGTTTGGTTCTTTGTCCAATGTTGGTGCCATGGTTGGAGCAATATCCAGTGGTCAGATTGCTGAGTATATAGGGCGCAAAGGG TCTTTGATGATTGCATCGATTCCAAATGTCATTGGTTGGTTGATAATCTCATTTGCAAAG GATACTTCTTTTCTCTATATGGGAAGGTTGTTGGAAGGGTTTGGCGTCGGAGTAATCTCTTATACG GTGCCGGTATATATAGCCGAGATAGCGCCACAGAACTTGAGGGGAGGTCTGGGTTCAGTTAACCAG CTGTCTGTCACCATTGGAATTATGCTGGCTTATCTGCTGGGAATTTTTGTTCCTTGGAGAATTCTTGCAATTTTAG GAATTTTGCCATGTGCACTATTGATGCCGGGTCTATTTTTCATTCCCGAGTCTCCTAGATGGCTG GCAAAAATGGGCATGACAGATGAATTCGAGACCTCCTTACAAGTTCTTCGAGGTTTTGATACCGATATTGCTGAAGAGGCAACTGAAATAAGG GCTGCTGTTGCATCATCAAGCAGAAGAACTGCACTTCGATTTGCGGAACTCAAACAAAGAAGATACTGGCTTCCCTTAATG ATTGGAATTGGACTACTAGTTCTGCAACAGCTTTCTGGAATTAATGGAGTTCTTTTTTATGCCAGCACCATCTTTGAAGGCGCCG GGATTAGTTCAAGTGATGTAGCTACATTTGGAGTTGGTGCTGTTCAG GTTCTTGCCACCAGTCTAACCTTATGGTTGGCTGATAAATCCGGTCGCCGGCTTCTTCTTATT ATATCTTCAGCTGGAATGGCTGTTAGTCTATTTGTCGTTGCAATCGCATTCTATGTGAAA GATTATATATCAGAGAGCTCTTCTTTATATGAGATATTGAGCTACCTATCGATGGCCGGAGTTTTG GCCATGGTTGTTGCATTCTCTTTAGGAATGGGAGCTATGCCATGGCTTATAATGTCCGAG ATTCTTCCAATTAACATCAAAGGCTTTGCTGGAAGTTTCGCGACACTAGCCAACTGGTTCTTTTCCTGGTTGATCACATTGACAGCAAATATGCTCTTGGATTGGAGTTCTGGAG GAACCTTCACCATATATGCAGTAGTGTGTGCTTTCACAGTTGTATTTGTTTCCATTTGGGTCCCTGAGACAAAGGGAAAAACTCTTGAAGAAATCCAAAGGTCTTTTAGATGA
- the LOC140179759 gene encoding uncharacterized protein isoform X3, with product MEASTSSYKIILGSSSVARRKILSEMGYEFTKMTADIDEKSIRKETPEELVMALAEAKANAIISKLQTTSNQERVDEPMILIAADTVVVYDGVVREKPSSKEEAQQFLKDYSGGHAATVSSVLVTNLKTGFRKGEWDRVDIYFNEIPDEIIEKLVDEGVTLNVAGGLLIEHPSILPFVREVVGTTDSVMGLPKAVTERLLKEAM from the exons ATGGAAGCTTCCACTTCTTCCTACAAG ATTATATTGGGATCATCCTCAGTAGCACGGCGCAAGATACTATCTGAAATGGGGTACGAATTCACAAAAATG ACTGCTGATATTGATGAGAAGAGCATCCGAAAGGAAACTCCTGAAGAGCTGGTTATGGCTCTAGCTGAAGCCAAG GCCAATGCCATCATATCTAAACTTCAAACTACCAGTAACCAAGAGAGGGTTGATGAACCAATGATTTTAATTGCGGCAGACACA GTGGTGGTCTATGACGGTGTGGTTAGGGAAAAACCATCTAGCAAAGAAGAAGCTCAGCAATTCTTGAAAG ATTATTCTGGGGGGCATGCAGCAACTGTGTCATCCGTTCTAGTTACAAACCTCAAAACTGGATTCAGAAAAGGAGAATGGGATCGTGTGGAT ATCTATTTCAACGAAATACCCGATGAAATAATTGAGAAGCTG gTTGATGAGGGTGTTACTCTCAACGTTGCTGGTGGGCTGCTAATAGAGCATCCTTCGATATTGCCATTTGTCAGAGAAGTG GTAGGGACAACAGATAGTGTGATGGGACTTCCAAAAGCTGTGACTGAAAGACTCTTAAAGGAGGCTATGTAG
- the LOC140179759 gene encoding uncharacterized protein isoform X4: MEASTSSYKIILGSSSVARRKILSEMGYEFTKMTADIDEKSIRKETPEELVMALAEAKAEAILQKLPVDDYLKDAEPTLLITCDQVVVYDGVVREKPSSKEEAQQFLKDYSGGHAATVSSVLVTNLKTGFRKGEWDRVDIYFNEIPDEIIEKLVDEGVTLNVAGGLLIEHPSILPFVREVVGTTDSVMGLPKAVTERLLKEAM, translated from the exons ATGGAAGCTTCCACTTCTTCCTACAAG ATTATATTGGGATCATCCTCAGTAGCACGGCGCAAGATACTATCTGAAATGGGGTACGAATTCACAAAAATG ACTGCTGATATTGATGAGAAGAGCATCCGAAAGGAAACTCCTGAAGAGCTGGTTATGGCTCTAGCTGAAGCCAAG GCAGAAGCTATCTTACAGAAGCTCCCTGTTGATGACTACCTAAAGGATGCTGAGCCAACATTATTAATTACTTGTGACCAA GTGGTGGTCTATGACGGTGTGGTTAGGGAAAAACCATCTAGCAAAGAAGAAGCTCAGCAATTCTTGAAAG ATTATTCTGGGGGGCATGCAGCAACTGTGTCATCCGTTCTAGTTACAAACCTCAAAACTGGATTCAGAAAAGGAGAATGGGATCGTGTGGAT ATCTATTTCAACGAAATACCCGATGAAATAATTGAGAAGCTG gTTGATGAGGGTGTTACTCTCAACGTTGCTGGTGGGCTGCTAATAGAGCATCCTTCGATATTGCCATTTGTCAGAGAAGTG GTAGGGACAACAGATAGTGTGATGGGACTTCCAAAAGCTGTGACTGAAAGACTCTTAAAGGAGGCTATGTAG
- the LOC140179759 gene encoding uncharacterized protein isoform X5, with product MEASTSSYKIILGSSSVARRKILSEMGYEFTKMTADIDEKSIRKETPEELVMALAEAKANAIISKLQTTSNQERVDEPMILIAADTAEAILQKLPVDDYLKDAEPTLLITCDQVVVYDGVVREKPSSKEEAQQFLKDYSGGHAATVSSVLVTNLKTGFRKGEWDRVDIYFNEIPDEIIEKLVDEGVTLNVAGGLLIEHPSILPFVREVVGTTDSVMGLPKAVTERLLKEAM from the exons ATGGAAGCTTCCACTTCTTCCTACAAG ATTATATTGGGATCATCCTCAGTAGCACGGCGCAAGATACTATCTGAAATGGGGTACGAATTCACAAAAATG ACTGCTGATATTGATGAGAAGAGCATCCGAAAGGAAACTCCTGAAGAGCTGGTTATGGCTCTAGCTGAAGCCAAG GCCAATGCCATCATATCTAAACTTCAAACTACCAGTAACCAAGAGAGGGTTGATGAACCAATGATTTTAATTGCGGCAGACACA GCAGAAGCTATCTTACAGAAGCTCCCTGTTGATGACTACCTAAAGGATGCTGAGCCAACATTATTAATTACTTGTGACCAA GTGGTGGTCTATGACGGTGTGGTTAGGGAAAAACCATCTAGCAAAGAAGAAGCTCAGCAATTCTTGAAAG ATTATTCTGGGGGGCATGCAGCAACTGTGTCATCCGTTCTAGTTACAAACCTCAAAACTGGATTCAGAAAAGGAGAATGGGATCGTGTGGAT ATCTATTTCAACGAAATACCCGATGAAATAATTGAGAAGCTG gTTGATGAGGGTGTTACTCTCAACGTTGCTGGTGGGCTGCTAATAGAGCATCCTTCGATATTGCCATTTGTCAGAGAAGTG GTAGGGACAACAGATAGTGTGATGGGACTTCCAAAAGCTGTGACTGAAAGACTCTTAAAGGAGGCTATGTAG
- the LOC140179759 gene encoding uncharacterized protein isoform X2 gives MVMVGYSLGVRTITPHAGSEVLTKALIILGSSSVARRKILSEMGYEFTKMTADIDEKSIRKETPEELVMALAEAKAEAILQKLPVDDYLKDAEPTLLITCDQVVVYDGVVREKPSSKEEAQQFLKDYSGGHAATVSSVLVTNLKTGFRKGEWDRVDIYFNEIPDEIIEKLVDEGVTLNVAGGLLIEHPSILPFVREVVGTTDSVMGLPKAVTERLLKEAM, from the exons ATGGTGATGGTTGGATATAGCTTAGGGGTTAGGACAATAACACCCCATGCTGGCAGTGAAGTTCTGACTAAAGCTCTG ATTATATTGGGATCATCCTCAGTAGCACGGCGCAAGATACTATCTGAAATGGGGTACGAATTCACAAAAATG ACTGCTGATATTGATGAGAAGAGCATCCGAAAGGAAACTCCTGAAGAGCTGGTTATGGCTCTAGCTGAAGCCAAG GCAGAAGCTATCTTACAGAAGCTCCCTGTTGATGACTACCTAAAGGATGCTGAGCCAACATTATTAATTACTTGTGACCAA GTGGTGGTCTATGACGGTGTGGTTAGGGAAAAACCATCTAGCAAAGAAGAAGCTCAGCAATTCTTGAAAG ATTATTCTGGGGGGCATGCAGCAACTGTGTCATCCGTTCTAGTTACAAACCTCAAAACTGGATTCAGAAAAGGAGAATGGGATCGTGTGGAT ATCTATTTCAACGAAATACCCGATGAAATAATTGAGAAGCTG gTTGATGAGGGTGTTACTCTCAACGTTGCTGGTGGGCTGCTAATAGAGCATCCTTCGATATTGCCATTTGTCAGAGAAGTG GTAGGGACAACAGATAGTGTGATGGGACTTCCAAAAGCTGTGACTGAAAGACTCTTAAAGGAGGCTATGTAG
- the LOC140180429 gene encoding sugar transporter ERD6-like 6 isoform X2, producing the protein MSSREDTEDGRDLRKPFLHTGSWYRMNHKQSSLLGSSQAIRDASISVFACVAIVALGPIQFGFTGGYTSPTQSAIISDLGLSVSEFSLFGSLSNVGAMVGAISSGQIAEYIGRKGSLMIASIPNVIGWLIISFAKDTSFLYMGRLLEGFGVGVISYTVPVYIAEIAPQNLRGGLGSVNQLSVTIGIMLAYLLGIFVPWRILAILGILPCALLMPGLFFIPESPRWLAKMGMTDEFETSLQVLRGFDTDIAEEATEIRAAVASSSRRTALRFAELKQRRYWLPLMIGIGLLVLQQLSGINGVLFYASTIFEGAGISSSDVATFGVGAVQVLATSLTLWLADKSGRRLLLIISSAGMAVSLFVVAIAFYVKDYISESSSLYEILSYLSMAGVLILPINIKGFAGSFATLANWFFSWLITLTANMLLDWSSGGTFTIYAVVCAFTVVFVSIWVPETKGKTLEEIQRSFR; encoded by the exons ATGAGTTCAAGAGAGGACACTGAAGATGGAAGGGATCTGAGGAAGCCATTTTTGCACACTGGAAGTTGGTACCGTATGAACCACAAGCAATCGAGCTTGTTAGGTTCCTCACAGGCCATAAGAGATGCTTCAATTTCTGTATTTGCTTGTGTTGCCATTGTTGCTTTGGGTCCAATTCAGTTTGGTTTCACA GGTGGGTATACATCTCCTACTCAATCTGCTATAATCAGTGATCTAGGACTTTCAGTCTCTGAG TTTTCTCTGTTTGGTTCTTTGTCCAATGTTGGTGCCATGGTTGGAGCAATATCCAGTGGTCAGATTGCTGAGTATATAGGGCGCAAAGGG TCTTTGATGATTGCATCGATTCCAAATGTCATTGGTTGGTTGATAATCTCATTTGCAAAG GATACTTCTTTTCTCTATATGGGAAGGTTGTTGGAAGGGTTTGGCGTCGGAGTAATCTCTTATACG GTGCCGGTATATATAGCCGAGATAGCGCCACAGAACTTGAGGGGAGGTCTGGGTTCAGTTAACCAG CTGTCTGTCACCATTGGAATTATGCTGGCTTATCTGCTGGGAATTTTTGTTCCTTGGAGAATTCTTGCAATTTTAG GAATTTTGCCATGTGCACTATTGATGCCGGGTCTATTTTTCATTCCCGAGTCTCCTAGATGGCTG GCAAAAATGGGCATGACAGATGAATTCGAGACCTCCTTACAAGTTCTTCGAGGTTTTGATACCGATATTGCTGAAGAGGCAACTGAAATAAGG GCTGCTGTTGCATCATCAAGCAGAAGAACTGCACTTCGATTTGCGGAACTCAAACAAAGAAGATACTGGCTTCCCTTAATG ATTGGAATTGGACTACTAGTTCTGCAACAGCTTTCTGGAATTAATGGAGTTCTTTTTTATGCCAGCACCATCTTTGAAGGCGCCG GGATTAGTTCAAGTGATGTAGCTACATTTGGAGTTGGTGCTGTTCAG GTTCTTGCCACCAGTCTAACCTTATGGTTGGCTGATAAATCCGGTCGCCGGCTTCTTCTTATT ATATCTTCAGCTGGAATGGCTGTTAGTCTATTTGTCGTTGCAATCGCATTCTATGTGAAA GATTATATATCAGAGAGCTCTTCTTTATATGAGATATTGAGCTACCTATCGATGGCCGGAGTTTTG ATTCTTCCAATTAACATCAAAGGCTTTGCTGGAAGTTTCGCGACACTAGCCAACTGGTTCTTTTCCTGGTTGATCACATTGACAGCAAATATGCTCTTGGATTGGAGTTCTGGAG GAACCTTCACCATATATGCAGTAGTGTGTGCTTTCACAGTTGTATTTGTTTCCATTTGGGTCCCTGAGACAAAGGGAAAAACTCTTGAAGAAATCCAAAGGTCTTTTAGATGA